The sequence GGCGTCGGCGAGAGCGCTGATCAGATAGTCCATGAATGGCCGGCCGATGGGGATCATGCCTTTTATCCCGGCGTCTGCGGCCGCATCCTGCGATGCGTCAAGCTTCGCGGCGTTGTCTTCCTTGCGCATCCGCGTACCGAGTCCGCGGGCGAGGATCACTGCTTTCATTGTGACGGCTTCTGGTTCCATGGTAATGTGAATTTCGCCCAACTTGCGCGGCTGTGCACTCCGCCATACTCTGACCGGTGCCAATGATCGCCCCAGCCGCGACTGTTTCACCCCCTCAATTGTGGTCGCGAGCCAGATCCCGGGGCGTCATAATTTTTCTCACGTTTACGGTGTTTTTCAACGCTGCGCTCATGTTCAGCGTCGAGCCGATGTTCTCCAAGCTGGTGCTGCCATTTCTGGGCGGCACACCCAGTGTCTGGAATACCTGCCTCGTGTTTTTTCAGGCGGCACTTCTGGTCGGCTATGGGTACGCGCACGTCGCCACCCGGTTTCTCGATTCGCAGAGGCAGGCAATCCTGCATGTCACCGTCCTTGCTCTGTCGTGCCTTGCGCTGCCCCTGCAGGTTCGTGCCGATGGAATACCGCCGGCCGGTGCAGGCGGCATCGCATGGCTGCTTGTCCTTCTGGTAGTGTCGCTTGGCGTTCCTTTTGTAATGCTTGCCAGCGGGGCGCCAATAGCGCAACGCTGGGTTGCGGACAGCGGCCATCCTCGCGCGGCTAACCCCTATTTTCTCTACGCCGCCAGTAACTTCGGAAGTCTCATCGCATTGTTGAGCTATCCGTTGCTGATCGAGCCGTGGCTAAGCCTCTCCACACAGCGCGGTGTGTGGTCGCTCGGCTACGTGATGCTCGTGCTGCTCGTGTCTGCCTGCGCGGCGCTTCTGGTGCTTAACAGGAAGGGCCCGGATTGGGCCACCTTGCCGGCGGCGACCCGAGCGGTTGCAGCGACGCCCGCCGTCACCACTGGCGACCGCGCCCGATGGCTCGTTTACTCTGCCGTGCCGTCGAGTCTGCTGGTAGGCGTCACCACGTACATATCAACGGATGTAGCGGCTGTTCCGCTGTTATGGGTAGTGCCGCTCGCGATATACCTTCTGACGTTCGTCATCGCGTTTGCAACCCGTCCGTGGCTGCCGCATCCGTGGATGGTCCGCATCGAGCCACACGTTCTGCTCGCTGTTGCGATTCCGATCTTCTGGAATTTCAGGTTGCCGGCGCTGAGTGGAATTGGCCTGCATTTGACAGTCCTCTTCGTCGTCGCCATGGTCTGTCATGGCGAGCTGGCTCGCAATAAGCCACCGGCCGCACAACTCACCGCGTTTTTCGTCTGGCTGTCTGTTGGCGGCCTTGTGGGCGGCGTGTTCAACGCGCTCGTTGCTCCCGCCGTGTTCGATGGTATACGCGAGTACCCGATCGCCCTGGTTCTGGCGGCAATGCTGATGCCCGGTTCGCGAGCCGGCCGGCGCCTGGAGCTGGCCGATATCGTGTTCCCGGTCGTCGTAGGCGCTGGCCTCGTTCTGGTGACCGCAGATATAGGCGCACCGCCGGACGCGTTTCCGGTGCTGGTGACAGCGTGCTTCGCGATCGCCGTGTTCAGCTGCCGTAATCGTCCAGTTCGGTTTGGGCTTGCCCTCGCGGCGGTTGTTTTCGCCGGGCAGGCGCGCGCGACCGTTGCCGTGGGACGAACGACCGTACTTCACGCTGAGCGCAGTTTTTTCGGTGTATCGCGCGTTGTGCGGCCAGCGACAGCGCGCGTGCAGACTCTTCAGCACGGAACGACTGTGCATGGTGCACAGTCGCTGATTGCGGGGCGCCGGCTGGAACCCATCACCTACTATCACCGTGAAGGACCGATCGGCGACTTTTTCAGAAGCACGACAGCAAGTGCGATCCCTCGCCGTCGCGTTGCTGTCGTCGGGCTCGGCACGGGAACGCTGGCCTGCTATGGACGCGCCGGAGAAGAATGGACTTATCACGAGATCGATCCGGTGGTCGCGAAAATTGCGAGGGATCCGCGGTTCTTTACACTCCTGCGCGATTGCCCGCCGGCAGTCAAGATCGTTCTCGGCGATGCCCGTCTGACATTGGGCACGGCTGGAGGCGCCGCACGATACGATATTCTGATTCTCGATGCGTTCAGCTCTGATGCGATTCCCGTGCATCTTCTCACGCGGGAGGCAGTAGCTCTTTATTTCCGGGCGCTTGCGCCAGGCGGTGCCATCGCCATGCACATCAGCAACCGGCACCTTGACCTGGAGCCTGTCGTCGCCGCCATCGCGCGCGATCTCGGAGTCGCAGCGCTTGTTCGGCGCGATCTTCCGGTCCCTCCGCAGGCCCAGCTGTCCACCGGCCGTGCCCAGTCGGTCTGGGTAGCGCTGGCGCGCTCGAGAAACGACCTTGGCGGGCTCACGGCCGACAAGCGGTGGGAGCAGCTCCGCAGGCGTAACGACATCAAATCGTGGACAGACGATTACTCGAACGTCGCGCGTATTTTTGCGTGGCGATGAGGTGCTGCAACCCGCCGCTCTTATCATCGCAATGAATGCGGCAGTCTTCTAACCCGGGCTGCAGTGCGAGCCAGAGGACCATCGATCCATACCGGGATGTTCCCTTCATTTGGCCGCCTCAGCACGACAATGAGCGCTGGCAAGTACAGCCCTGGCAGGACATAGGGAGCGGCCACTCAGGAAACAGTACCAGCGAAAACAGCGTGATGGCTGCGGCACTGAAGGCGCCCCGCCATGTCGTGCGTACGTAACTTGACGTATGGGCAGCAGACGGCCACCGGCCATACCTTGGCGAACTCAATGCGAGAATTCCTGTGCCTTCAGGAGGCTGCATGCCCACGAGTCAAAATTTCTCTGGTCAAGCGATATCTGTTGTCGACCCGGTTACAGCGAGGGCCGGCTGGCCCCGTCTCGCCCCGATTTATCCAGCGCTTCGATTGGATTTGACCACTGCACATGTGGTCGCTGCCGCGGCTCGCCTTGTTGCTTATAAAACGACTCTTTGCCGAGAGGACGTCGAAAAAAGTTGGGAAGGAGGCGAGGCCGTTGCCTTTCTCTCGGTACGATCCGCCTTTACGGCGCTACTGGAGGCACTTGACTGGCCCGCAGGAAGCGAGATTCTGATCACCGGCATTAACATCGTCGACATGGCGCGCATCATCCAGTCTTTCGGGCATATCGCCGTGCCCATCGATCTAATGTCTTCGACTCTAGCGCCCGACCCCGCCGAAATCCAGACAAGGATCGGGCCTGCCACTCGCGGTTTAGTCGTAGCGCATCTCTTTGGGGGCCACATCGACATGGCTCCGATCCTGGACGTTGCACGCAGACACCACCTCCTCGTAGTAGAGGATTCTGCCCAGGCGTACACAACGCAACGGGCTTCGGAAGCACGCCAAGGCGATGTACGGTTCTTCAGCTTTGGGTTGCTCAAGACAGGCACTGCCTTGGGCGGAGCCATCGCAGAAGTCGGCGACCCTGGACTTCGGCAGTTGATGCGAAACGTCCAAAGCCGCTGGCCGATGCAATCCAGATCCTGCTACGCGGCCAAGGTAGCGAAAGCGTTCATGTTTCTGGTGTTGCAAAGGCCACGGGAGTATGCTGTCTTCTTCTCGGTTTGCGCTGCTGCAGGTTCGTCGGCCACCGCTGTTCTGCGAAGATTGACACGCGGATTTGGCAATCACGACGTGTTTGCGCTTCTCAGGGCGTTGAGGCAACAGCCGTGCGCACCACTGCTGGCAATGCTGGCGTGGCGGTTATCCAACGAGGACGGCCAACGCGTGGCTCGCCGCAAGGCGACTGGTGAGAGAATCATGGCAAGCATGGCCGGTCTCAGCGAGGCCGGGCTTACCCTGCTGGGAAACAGCCAGGCTCGGCATAGCCACTGGCTTCTACCCGTTTGTGTGTCGGACCCCGTCGCGCTTCGGAACGACCTGATGCTTGCCGGATTCGACGCGCATGGCGCATCGAATGTGGATGCTATTGGCGGATCGCGGGTAACAGCGATGATACGCGGGCTCGTGTTCCTGCCGTGTTATCCCGAGATGAACGAGGCCGCTAGCGACCAGCTGTGCGGGGTAGTACGGGCTCACTGTCTCTCACGCAGCCAGATTGGATAGCGGCGTCGCGGAGGTCGCCGGCTTTCATTCCGGCACACCAAATTCATCCGCTTTGCTCGGCGAAAACTAGATCGATACTATAGCTGAGGTGCAGCAAACTACGTCAGCAAAGGCGATCCCAATCCAGGATCTCGCAAACGAACTCGACTCTAAGCGCCTGTGACGGGTGTCGAGAGGGCGGGGCTCGGCTCTTCCGAAGGAATTGGACGGGCCGGTTTATGCCAGACCGGCCTCTGATGCACCGGGCGCGCCTTGATGGCCAGCACTTCAGCGTAGTAGGCGACAACCCGCTCCTGAACTGACTTCCTGGTATCGCTGGGCTGCGCCTCGAAAGGAGCGTAGCGCGTACTCCCCTCGTCGTTGACACGGAACCACCACCACGGCGGCGCTCCGGCGTGCCGGGGGGTCTCTACCGAACAGAAGAACGTGCGTCCCGCATCCACGAACTCGAATTCCTTGATCACTTTTCCCCTTGATCGTATGGTGCAATCTACAGCATTATCCGCGAACGATGAACTTTTTGTTTGCGTACTCCTGCAGGGCGATTCTGCCTCTCCGGTTCTGCTTCTGACCGGTTTCAGGCAATTGCAGTCGGCCGGGTTGACATTAGGTGTTATAACACCTAATATTTATGTCCATGGCGCATAGTCTCCGGCATGAAATAAAACAGAACAAGCAGTTCAGAAGCCGGTACGAGGAAGCTGTCCTCAACATTGCGCGAACCAGTAACATTCTGAGCAATTCGATGGAGAAGGTGTTCAGGCCACACGGCATCACCGCCACGCAGTACAACGTGTTGCGGATCCTGCGAGGGTCGGAACCGGATGGCCTATGCCGAAATGAGATCCGGGACAGGATGCTGAATCGGATGCCGGATGTAACCAGGCTTCTCGACCGCATGGAGGAGGCGGGACTCATCAACCGCGTGCGCGATTCCGACGATCGACGGCTCGTCACGACGCGAGTGACGAAGACGGGTCGGAAGCTGGTAGATGGCCTCGACGAGGAAGTCGAGAATGAAAACCGCCGGCGGCTTGGGCATCTGACGGAGCACCAGTTGAAAACACTAATTGGGCTCCTCACCGAAGTCCGGTTTCCGGAATGATTTTTTTAGCCGGAATAGGTGTTATCACACCAAGTAGTATCACCCTTAGTTTCATTAAAAGGAGACGTAGAAAATGCTGATCTCAGGACCAATACCGAACGCCATATCGATAGCGCACTGGCTATTGTCCGAATCGTCACAGGCTCGATCTTCATCGCTCACGGTGCGCAGAAGCTGTTTGTCTTCGGCATACCTGGAGTTACCGGTGCATTCACGCAGATGGGCGTTCCAATGCCAGGAATCGTCGGGCCCGCAATTGCCAGGAGTTAACAACCGGCAAAAGGACGGGCGGAGACCACGTACTCCATTCAACGGCTGGCGGCTGAGTCGGAGGTTCACCGCATCCGGTAAGAATCTGGATGCCAGCAAGACAGAATGTGAGCCGGCAAAAGCATACTGACATTTTCATGAGTTCTCCATTGTGACAGGTTGATCGTTCGACACGAATCTGGCGACCACTGCTCATCTCGAACTCAGTAGAGTCTCATGCTTCAGTCAATTAGCTATCATCTTTCACTCAATTGGCTAATTGAGGCCTCAATTTCTCAGCGCTGACGAATTTCTTGTTGCGTTTTGCCGAAGGTCTGGGGTTCACTCTTTTGACTGGATCTCCGAATGCGGCTTCGCCTGAGGGCATAGGCGCAGTCAACGACTGCAGATAAAAAGGCTCCCGCCTTCGGGAGCCTTTTTGCGATTTCACGGCCTTAGTCGATGGAGCGTACAGGGATCGAACCTGCGACCTCCTGGTTGCAAACCAGGCGCTCTCCCAACTGAGCTAACGCCCCGCAATCCAAATATAGCGGGAGACTTCATACTTCCAATTACTCCTCGCCGTCATGGACAATGCTGCCATCTGTCCGCCGTCGGTGA is a genomic window of Gemmatimonadaceae bacterium containing:
- a CDS encoding fused MFS/spermidine synthase; this translates as MIAPAATVSPPQLWSRARSRGVIIFLTFTVFFNAALMFSVEPMFSKLVLPFLGGTPSVWNTCLVFFQAALLVGYGYAHVATRFLDSQRQAILHVTVLALSCLALPLQVRADGIPPAGAGGIAWLLVLLVVSLGVPFVMLASGAPIAQRWVADSGHPRAANPYFLYAASNFGSLIALLSYPLLIEPWLSLSTQRGVWSLGYVMLVLLVSACAALLVLNRKGPDWATLPAATRAVAATPAVTTGDRARWLVYSAVPSSLLVGVTTYISTDVAAVPLLWVVPLAIYLLTFVIAFATRPWLPHPWMVRIEPHVLLAVAIPIFWNFRLPALSGIGLHLTVLFVVAMVCHGELARNKPPAAQLTAFFVWLSVGGLVGGVFNALVAPAVFDGIREYPIALVLAAMLMPGSRAGRRLELADIVFPVVVGAGLVLVTADIGAPPDAFPVLVTACFAIAVFSCRNRPVRFGLALAAVVFAGQARATVAVGRTTVLHAERSFFGVSRVVRPATARVQTLQHGTTVHGAQSLIAGRRLEPITYYHREGPIGDFFRSTTASAIPRRRVAVVGLGTGTLACYGRAGEEWTYHEIDPVVAKIARDPRFFTLLRDCPPAVKIVLGDARLTLGTAGGAARYDILILDAFSSDAIPVHLLTREAVALYFRALAPGGAIAMHISNRHLDLEPVVAAIARDLGVAALVRRDLPVPPQAQLSTGRAQSVWVALARSRNDLGGLTADKRWEQLRRRNDIKSWTDDYSNVARIFAWR
- a CDS encoding DegT/DnrJ/EryC1/StrS family aminotransferase — encoded protein: MDLTTAHVVAAAARLVAYKTTLCREDVEKSWEGGEAVAFLSVRSAFTALLEALDWPAGSEILITGINIVDMARIIQSFGHIAVPIDLMSSTLAPDPAEIQTRIGPATRGLVVAHLFGGHIDMAPILDVARRHHLLVVEDSAQAYTTQRASEARQGDVRFFSFGLLKTGTALGGAIAEVGDPGLRQLMRNVQSRWPMQSRSCYAAKVAKAFMFLVLQRPREYAVFFSVCAAAGSSATAVLRRLTRGFGNHDVFALLRALRQQPCAPLLAMLAWRLSNEDGQRVARRKATGERIMASMAGLSEAGLTLLGNSQARHSHWLLPVCVSDPVALRNDLMLAGFDAHGASNVDAIGGSRVTAMIRGLVFLPCYPEMNEAASDQLCGVVRAHCLSRSQIG
- a CDS encoding MarR family transcriptional regulator, which produces MAHSLRHEIKQNKQFRSRYEEAVLNIARTSNILSNSMEKVFRPHGITATQYNVLRILRGSEPDGLCRNEIRDRMLNRMPDVTRLLDRMEEAGLINRVRDSDDRRLVTTRVTKTGRKLVDGLDEEVENENRRRLGHLTEHQLKTLIGLLTEVRFPE